tctacAAGTGGAGTGTATTGACAGTTATCAAATCAACTAATAACAGGTATAAGAGCACGCAGTATATTGATACTAATATATACTCTATTTATATGCTGTATGTATTAGTATCAATATACTGCGTGCATAGTAACTATTTCATATGTAACATgcataatataaataactATTGGATAGCATTACTATCGTATGCAGTCATATGTTCCATGCATAATACATCTATTGAATACTTCTTTCATGCATAATACATTCTATactaattttcatttttttcatgctgttttttttcttttatacttttatttttcatggAACGttcttttttcatttttttatgctgACTTTGTTTGTTTCACCCCAAATGAATCCAGATCATTTTATAACTCTCAAGAAGTGGAATTTAGTAGGCCTCTGGTCTCTTGACATGCAAGTGGAGACATGTGCGATATGTAGGAATCATATTATGGACTCGTGTGTTGAATGTCAGAATGGTCTTCTTAATGATGAAGAATGTAGTGTCTCATGGGGGACTTGTAATCACGCCTTTCATTCTCACTGTATTAGCCGGTGGCTAGTGTCTAAAAATGTGTGTCCTTTAGATACTAAGCCATGGACTTATTACCAGCCCAGTATTGAGAGTAAAGACAGTGTAAAATATAAGCAATAAATGAGccataaaatcaaatttaaaatgtactatataatattataatataactTATTAAGtctttattatattgtACTTTATTTAAGCCTTTATTATATCATAAATTATAGTTATTTAAGCCTTTgttcttttttgtttattttcccCCTTTTTATGGAAGAAAGTGACGTAGAATTGGGAAATGTATTTGACGAcaatatcaaaattaaGAAGAATGTCTTAAGAgacaaaacaaatttaaataagaCAAGTAATAATCACATATTAGAGAATAAGGTAGTAAGTAATAGTCAAGATATATTAaggaaatataatataaatttcaatataGAAGAAGATCAGAGGACTAATGAACTACATAATCAATATATAGAGAAGATATTAATAAACAGTCAAGAAGAAAGAGATCTCCAGAATGAATACAATCTAGAAAAAAGAGTGGATTCCACAGGGGACAAAATAAACCCGCATAAACTCAGCATAAAGaacaaagaagaaaatgaCATCATAAGTGAGATACAGAGGGAATTCAGAGATCTAAAAGAGACACACAAGAATATGCTCCACTTGCGGAATAGACTCCTTCTCCTCATAGAGAAAGAAGTAgagaatataaagaaagaagTCACAGAGACGAAGAATAAAGAGATACTCTGCCTAGAAGAGAAGCACAGTAAAGAGATAGAAGAATATAAAGAGAAGATGAGTcaattaaaagaagaagtAGAATATCATAAAGAGAGATTTATAAGGTATAAGATATTCTGTAAGAAGAAAGTATTAGAATATAAAGACAAGATAACAAAAGCGCACAACATGAAATGATTTGTATAAGATATATTAAGATATATATAAGatgttataaatttattcatgCATATTTAGTAtgttaattaaaaaaatataaattaaatatactaaccataattaatataatataattaatataatattttatttttaatataaagtaaatataattgatatatatatatatttaatttaattgatataatattaaatatagtataattatataatattttatattgtttatttactttttgtttcattttataaacaaattcgCACTGTATAAATAATGATCTCATTCTTCATAAATGACAAGGTCTATAAGACCCAGTCTCTGGATTATATAGATCCTATAAGTATGGAATATTACAGTACTATAGTCCAGGAGACGCCTCTGCTCTGCATTTTAGTATGTGACAATACTAAATATGTCTACAAGACTGAAGACATAGTAGAAATGAGATATGAGATATTTAACAATACAGTGCATGTGTACACATTAAAAGACCCGATTAGTAGGGAAGAAGTAAGGGACATCTACTACTTCGAGCCACAGCGCACCAAAGAAGAAAGTAAAGAAGAGATGAAATGTAAAGAGGTAAGTAAAGCAGAGATAGACATAACAGGGGATTATGAATGTGAAGAGAAGAGcaaagaatatttaaagctTAGAGACGATTTAAAGCGTAAAGAAGAGATGGAATGTAAAGAGGTAAGTAAAGAAATTTCGGAGTGTAAAATGGGGTCTATAAGATTCAGTAAGGAAGATATAAGATTCAATGAGGCCAATTTACAGAAAATCCACCCCGCTTATTCTGGCCCGCCCATTTTACACTTCACTTATCTTTGTAATGAGAAGGAATTATTCGAGAGTGATGAATACAGGAAAATAATACTGAAATATGAATATAATAGTGAACtagtaaattattatataggAATAATGTGCTTAGtaacaatattaataattatactcgcaaataaatatataccaaattaatatacaatttaatattttgcaTATTTAGTAtgttaattaaatttaaacaaacaaaatcatatgaaattaatataaaaactaatattttaattatttattataaattagtCTATGTAGTCTTGGGGTTGACTATCAAGTTTAAATTCCTTTTCTATTTGTTCTCGTCTCTCtaataattctttaattctCATTGTATCTTCatctttcttcttctttttatacCCTTTCTTCctctttatataaatactcTCCATCTCACTATCAATCTCCCTTAACATCTCAAATATCAAGATATATTTCActttattctttattatattcCTTATTTGTGTCTTCCTCTTATTATTGACTTGTACTAGAGACttctcatttttaaatgagaAGTCTCTGTCACTTATAATTAATTGGTACAGGAGATCAGAGTACTCTATGTCTCCAGGATGAGTGAGATCTAAGACTGACAGTGTGTCATTGTCTATCTTCTTAAAGTATTTTGAGATGTAGTCTACGAATTCTATACAGTTCATTTGATCAGATTTacattttgattttgtGGGTTCAGTGTAGTAAGACTGAATATTCTTCTGCATTTGAAAGTAAAGGGCagtaaatatcaaaaaaaagtccaagttatatttgtatttaatattgtatatattttatcaaatatgTAACATAATGTAttatattgtatattttataaataatatgtaACATAATGTATTATattgtatatatttaatcCAATATGTATATgcttagttttttattgtatatgTAATAAGTCTAAATATTAGTTATagattaaatatatataaacttatattttattttgttacCTTTCACATATCTTTTAATACTATTATAGGCCTCAATCTACACacttttttacttattcCATTCATTTCACTACACTCAACTACTTCATCTATATCTTTATAACACTCAGGCGCCTCTTCTACTATCCCTTTCTTACTCCCACttctaatatatatattcttatCTTTCAAATCTCTAATCACTTCTTCATACTTAAATCTCGTACTACTCTCTTTCCTTGTTACTATTCGTCCTGAGCCGTGGCATGTGCTTCTGTAAGTTTTACTCGACTCGCCACatattatataagaaaatgtGCCCATTGAGCCACCTACCATGACAGGCTGACCTATGTTGCGATATACGAAAGGAAGCTCTAAATTGCCAGGCTCGAGTATTCTACTGGCTCCTTTTCGGATTACAAGAGCGTCAAGGTCTTCTTCTACTTTGGCTATATTATGACTAGTATCATAAATTAATTGGGACTCGAAATGTGGGAAAACAGTCTTGAGATTATTAGAAAGAGTCTGGGAAATCATGGCTCTATTAGCGAAAGCATAATTACAAGCACTTGACATGGCACTGAGATATTCTtgagataaaatattatctgCGTGTAAATAAACAGATTCATTCATATTAGTTGtatcatttataaatccaCCTGTATTATTTAGTAATACTTCATTATTAAACTTTATTAAACTTTCTTTACACACATTATGTCCTAATCCTCTGCTCCCACTATGTACACTTAGAACTATCTGCCCTTCTCTAAGTCCTATAACTTCACATCTTTCTTTATCGACCACTTTCTCTACATACTGGATTTCAGCGTAATGATTACCAGATCCAAGACTCCCAAACTGATTTATACCTTTTCCTTTAGTTTTCTGACTAACTAGTCGACTATTCCCTTGATATTTACCATTTGATTCTGTAAACTCTAAATTATCGACcgttattaatttattttttactaaaaaatttaacccTTCATCTAAAATAGAATTGAGATCTTTAAGTGGTAATGAAACAGGAGAAAGGTCAAAGATATCGACTAAAGAGTCGATATCTTTAAGATCTGATAAGTGTAAATTGGTTTTTAGACATCTGACCCCACAATTAATATCATAACCAACCCCGCCAGGAATTATAAGAGGGTTATTGTGGAGATCGAAACATGTAACTGAACCTATAGGGAAGACGTAGCCTTGATGAAGATCTGGTAAACCAATGACTGGTCTAGAAACAGTGGGAAGTTTGGAAATATTAATTAGTTGGGTTAATAAAAGTTTGTCTTGGAGAATGGGATCATGAAGAGGTTTGGAAGCGTAGATAATACAATCAgtgttcatttttaaatcttgaGATTTTGGGATAGTGATTTTTAgatttgaaatattaatCATATGAGGGGATAAAAGAAGTAAATTAATAacggaaaaaaaaatatgaaaaatacaaactagaaagattttatttgatggataaaataaatttatatggtCCACATCTATAATTTGATAATGcacaagaaaaaaaagataaattgACTTACTTAAAAAAGTGTGTGGGATCGAAAGAcgacatataaaaaaaatcaattttagaaaaataatattgtgTTCATTGGTTAAGTAAGAAGCTGAGAGTAGATGGCCAATAATTcgttaaaaataatttattgttaaggcctaaaattattgtatatatatgttCAACacaattaataataaagtaaaaaaacacAAACCTATTGataaacaatattattAGACTGTTAAAAGTACTGGATTACAAAACTTGTAAATGGATCGTGAATCTTCTTTACTCTTATAGGTCTATTAAGTTATtaacaaattatatttaaaactttaaaaaataaaatattttatcccCCTTTATCTACCACACCCAAACAGGGGATTCTTAAACATCTTTGATGTCTAACCATTTAACAAACCCACCTTCAATATGCCTAAAGAACCTCAATAATGGTATACAAAGTCTCGATCTTGTGCCATTTTGTTTGTATGCGGTggtagattttttaaataatttttttttaaaaaaaaataatgaataataataaaaatgaaaaatttactaaGTTTAAATACGGACTGTttagtaaaattaaaaggtCTGATGTGCGACaaatacaagaaaaaaatgaatataaagCAGAAGAATGGAGTGAAGATGAGTTGTTTAAtagtaattaataaaatagtaaATGAACTAATAGTGGTAACATATAATTTGCAAAATAACACTggttaaaatattcattgtttaaaaaaatgtataatgaaaaatagattttctttaatataaattaatacaatctgaaaaaaaagttatttaTAGCATTTTGtactaataaaatcttatgAAATTACTAATTCTAGTgacataaaattataattttaattaaaattaaagttatattgaaaatttttcatttaaaaatatttgtttcaGTTTGTTTGTTACAACAAACAAACAGTTTCATTcacaatatttaaaaaaaaatcaacaaTGCATAAATAACAAATGAAACCATTTTTTCTCATTGGCTTCATATTTTCTCTAGATAACTACATAGTattattcaaaataaagCCCAATCTAAGTACCCATCAATCCATTCAAAACTATGAAAACACAATGACAAGAACTTTACAATACTTTTCACCTCAATCTTTTATTactgaaaaaattaaaaacggGTATATAGCAAAAATTGATGAAAAAACagtacaaaaaattaaaaatgatgcGGATGTAGCAATAGTAGAAAAAGATAGTATTGTAAAAACTGctgattataaatattatgatttttatataacacctgaatttaaaaatgaaaaaaaaagtaatataaataaaaaaactttgGCTGTGCAGGAAAGAGCACCATGGGGATTGAGTAGAATATTGGGGAAACAATATCTGAGAtctagaaaatatatttatccTGAAGACGCTGGTAAAGATGTAGAAGcatttattattgataCAGGGATAGATGTTTTACATCCAGATTTTCGAGGTAGAGCGAGATGGGGAGCAAATTTCGTATTAAATTCGCCAAATTATGACGAAAATGGACATGGAACACACGTAGCTGGAGTAGTGGGAGGCCATAGATATGGAATTAGCAAACAAGTTTCATTGGTAGCAGTTAAAGTATTAGACTTAAATGGTGTAGGAATGATATCGTCAATACTAAAAGGTGTGGATTATGTGATTGAGGAACATGAAAAGAAACGAGATCTTCTTTATGACATTGCAACTGCCAGCTATCTAGGAATGAAAAAGACACcaaatttagaaaagaGTTTAGaatcttttattaataattctgAATTACAACCAAAAACGGTTGTAAACATGAGCGTAGGCGGAGTAAAATCATCGGCTTTAAATTTCGCAGTGGATTACGCTACCTCACTCGGGATACATTTCGCAGTAGCAGCAGGAAATGATCAAGAAAACGCATGCTCGTATTCGCCGGGATCTTCAAAACACGCTTTTACAGTTGGCGCATCAGATAAATATGATAGGACAGCCGACTTTAGTAATTTCGGCCAATGTGTTGATGTGTATGCCCCGGGGGTCGACATTTTAAGCGCATGGAAAAATGGAAGATCCACATTGGCATCTGGTACATCCATGGCTTGTCCTCATGTGACTGGTGTGAtggttttatatttaggacaaaaaagatattcTCCCGAAGAATTgaaaaagaagattttaCAAGATACAAAACATGTAGTGGTGAATCAAATGAAAGAAAAATCGTATATTGAAGCTTTATGGCCTTTAAACTGGTTTaataaacaagaaaaaCTTCCATTGGTGTCAACTAACAAgtttataaagaatatcattgaagaaaataataaataaatttacacctttaaaatattatttttaagatttactttatttttaatataaaaaaaaataggcttttaaattttccttttttcGTATTAGATTTTCCAGaggtttttattttctttgcaAATTTTGGTTTTGACcgttaataaatttaacgGATTTTGATTGTTTTATTGAAAGCCCTCAAAGTTTAATTTctaagattttaaatttcgtTATTTCATAAAGGGCAAGAATATGCTAGAAATTAACAACATGACTTTTTACATTGAAGAACAAATAATCTGCACTAACCAAAAATTCAAAGTACACGGCGTTTGTGGTATTATGGGAAGATACAATTTATTACGAGAATGTTTTATATCTGAATTTACCGCTTCattatttaagaaaatacCTTTACTTAGTGCacatatgaaaatatattataaaaatgaagaaattaagtataaattttctaaatgtttattgAATCCTTACACATTTTTCAATGTCGAAGATAAAGTTGAAgacattttttactttgttaataaaaaattagcagatgaagttataaaagatttcGATTTAGgggaatatagaaaattatgTATAGGCGAATTGGGACCTTCTGTTTCtaatatattagaaatgGCTATAGCAGCCTGCTCGGGATCAAAAGTGGCCTATTGTTATGAAATTCTCGACCCGTACAAAAGTACTGAGTTTTATTTAcgattattgaaaaaatattcagttttaaatgaatcaataatatttgtagAGACTCAATCTTTTGATAAA
Above is a window of Vairimorpha necatrix chromosome 2, complete sequence DNA encoding:
- a CDS encoding E3 ubiquitin-protein ligase RBX1 encodes the protein MNPDHFITLKKWNLVGLWSLDMQVETCAICRNHIMDSCVECQNGLLNDEECSVSWGTCNHAFHSHCISRWLVSKNVCPLDTKPWTYYQPSIESKDSVKYKQ
- a CDS encoding tRNA-splicing ligase RtcB, producing MINISNLKITIPKSQDLKMNTDCIIYASKPLHDPILQDKLLLTQLINISKLPTVSRPVIGLPDLHQGYVFPIGSVTCFDLHNNPLIIPGGVGYDINCGVRCLKTNLHLSDLKDIDSLVDIFDLSPVSLPLKDLNSILDEGLNFLVKNKLITVDNLEFTESNGKYQGNSRLVSQKTKGKGINQFGSLGSGNHYAEIQYVEKVVDKERCEVIGLREGQIVLSVHSGSRGLGHNVCKESLIKFNNEVLLNNTGGFINDTTNMNESVYLHADNILSQEYLSAMSSACNYAFANRAMISQTLSNNLKTVFPHFESQLIYDTSHNIAKVEEDLDALVIRKGASRILEPGNLELPFVYRNIGQPVMVGGSMGTFSYIICGESSKTYRSTCHGSGRIVTRKESSTRFKYEEVIRDLKDKNIYIRSGSKKGIVEEAPECYKDIDEVVECSEMNGISKKVCRLRPIIVLKDM
- a CDS encoding putative subtilisin-like proteinase; the protein is MKPFFLIGFIFSLDNYIVLFKIKPNLSTHQSIQNYENTMTRTLQYFSPQSFITEKIKNGYIAKIDEKTVQKIKNDADVAIVEKDSIVKTADYKYYDFYITPEFKNEKKSNINKKTLAVQERAPWGLSRILGKQYLRSRKYIYPEDAGKDVEAFIIDTGIDVLHPDFRGRARWGANFVLNSPNYDENGHGTHVAGVVGGHRYGISKQVSLVAVKVLDLNGVGMISSILKGVDYVIEEHEKKRDLLYDIATASYLGMKKTPNLEKSLESFINNSELQPKTVVNMSVGGVKSSALNFAVDYATSLGIHFAVAAGNDQENACSYSPGSSKHAFTVGASDKYDRTADFSNFGQCVDVYAPGVDILSAWKNGRSTLASGTSMACPHVTGVMVLYLGQKRYSPEELKKKILQDTKHVVVNQMKEKSYIEALWPLNWFNKQEKLPLVSTNKFIKNIIEENNK